A stretch of the Xiphias gladius isolate SHS-SW01 ecotype Sanya breed wild unplaced genomic scaffold, ASM1685928v1 HiC_scaffold_48, whole genome shotgun sequence genome encodes the following:
- the LOC120787734 gene encoding homeodomain-interacting protein kinase 2-like: MKTPREYQIGTGIEPKRWHMRLRNLDDLITHDPRTQENIELEDQRAFVNLLKCLLNTDAEKRITPGKALTHPFVTMAHLVDEVEISLYAKNSSKKMAVVPTDNR; this comes from the exons atgaag accccgAGGGAATACCAGATTGGCACTGGCATTGAGCCCAAAAGATGGCACATGCGTTTAAGAAACCTGGATGACCTGATTACA cacGACCCAAGGACGCAGGAAAACATTGAGCTGGAGGATCAAAGGGCATTTGTCAATCTCCTGAAATGCCTGCTAAATACAGATGCAGAGAAGAGGATCACTCCGGGGAAGGCTCTCACTCACCCCTTTGTCACAATGGCCCATCTGGTGGATGAAGTAGAGATCAGCTTATA tgccaaGAATTCTTCAAAGAAAATGGCGGTCGTACCAACGGACAACCGATGA